Proteins encoded within one genomic window of Fragaria vesca subsp. vesca linkage group LG1, FraVesHawaii_1.0, whole genome shotgun sequence:
- the LOC101312672 gene encoding uncharacterized protein LOC101312672, whose product MSSSSEEDGDAAWKAAISSAAAGATSYINSLSAKPTQLPAQDSNPTKLPKHYQIKAQKLLDDIVGKSLEIVHSSIPELDDEAVSNEEEAGVRLFKNAPRGIVFDHKEEQAPRKRPRILPGKEINEKSKKFKQRIQSVAVDGNDIVSEAKYRCQIALSRLEAKEAAAKEAAKREEERVVDLKKVRGERWLPSIAKEMQSKRGSSEEAAKREEERVAQLNKGERCVPSIAREMQFKGRHKK is encoded by the exons ATGAGCAGCAGCAGCGAGGAAGATGGAGATGCGGCGTGGAAAGCCGCCATTAGCTCCGCCGCAGCAGGTGCCACCTCTTATATCAACTCCCTCTCCGCCAAACCAACCCAGCTACCTGCCCAAGATTCTAACCCCACGAAACTCCCCAAGCACTACCAAATCAAG GCACAAAAGCTTTTGGATGATATTGTAGGGAAGTCATTGGAGATAGTGCATAGTTCTATCCCTGAACTAGATGATGAAGCTGTAAGTAATGAGGAGGAAGCTGGTGTTCGCTTGTTCAAAAATGCTCCCCGTGGAATAGTTTTTGATCATAAGG AGGAACAAGCACCTAGGAAGAGACCGAGAATTCTTCCGGGAAAAGAAATTAATGAGAAATCAAAGAAG TTTAAACAACGAATCCAATCTGTTGCTGTTGATGGGAATGACATAGTGTCTGAAGCAAAATATAGATGTCAGATAGCATTGTCTAGGCTAGAAGCTAAAGAGGCAGCAGCGAAAGAAGCAGCCAAAAGAGAAGAGGAAAGAGTTGTAGATCTCAAGAAAGTTAGGGGAGAGAGATGGCTACCTTCTATTGCCAAAGAAATGCAGTCCAAAAGAGGCAGCAGTGAAGAAGCTGCCAAACGAGAAGAGGAAAGAGTTGCACAGCTCAATAAGGGAGAAAGATGTGTTCCTTCTATTGCCAGAGAAATGCAGTTCAAAGGCAGACACAAAAAATGA